A genomic segment from Pelecanus crispus isolate bPelCri1 chromosome 25, bPelCri1.pri, whole genome shotgun sequence encodes:
- the LOC142595960 gene encoding SUN domain-containing protein 3-like: MFIDSWVVGTTPHPPEGQECPEAPSPAASRPVGNSQAWLEQKMRELEETVAQVSAARGNILQAVREVLVDHGVQAEKREEILQLTQAAIKKVLENYLQMPDWALEAIGATIDEERTSKSYGEQGKKTWWLSPFAFSSGNPPETILQPCIAPGNCWAFQGSRGHVVIRLPEQIWPKAFTMWHISEAVSPSGEVSSAPKDFAVSGVDEATAETLLGTFTYDVHKEIAQTFHVQKELPRTFRYIKFQVQSNWGNPEYTCVYRVQVHGKMDPEFHQGMITAAQAATSLDLSIYFFHACKQQVCFPIHKVPKQITLLE; encoded by the exons ATGTTCATTGATAGCTGGGTGGTTGGG ACAACGCCACACCCACCAGAAGGGCAGGAGTGTCCTGAggctccttctcctgctgcttcccgtCCTGTCGG GAACTCACAGGCTTGGCTGGAGCAGAAGATGCGGGAGCTCGAGGAGACGGTGGCTCAGGTGTCTGCTGCGAGGGGGAACATACTTCAGGCAGTGAGAGAGGTCCTCGTAGACCATGGTGTccaagcagagaagagagag gaaattcTGCAGTTGACACAGGCGGCAATTAAGAAGGTGCTTGAAAACTACCTCCAGATGCCTGACTGGGCTCTGGAAGCCATAG GTGCCACCATTGATGAGGAGAGGACATCCAAGAGTTATGGTGAGCAAGGCAAGAAGACCTGGTGGCTTTCTccatttgccttctcttctggAAACCCTCCAGAGACAATCTTGCAG CCCTGTATTGCCCCTGGCAACTGCTGGGCTTTCCAAGGATCTCGGGGCCACGTGGTCATCCGGCTGCCTGAGCAAATCTGGCCAAAGGCTTTCACCATGTGGCATATCTCCGAGGCAGTCTCTCCTTCCGGGGAAGTCAGCAGTGCCCCCAAAGACTTTGCTGTCTCC GGAGTGGATGAGGCAACGGCAGAAACTCTCCTGGGGACATTCACCTACGACGTGCACAAGGAGATCGCTCAGACATTCCATGTGCAG aaggaGCTTCCCAGGACCTTTCGCTACATCAAATTCCAGGTGCAGAGCAACTGGGGAAACCCAGAGTACACCTGTGTGTACCGGGTACAGGTTCACGGGAAGATG GATCCAGAATTCCACCAgggcatgatcactgcagcccaggctgcaacCAGCCTTGACCTCTCTATTTACTTCTTC